The Actinomadura sp. WMMB 499 genome includes a window with the following:
- a CDS encoding TetR/AcrR family transcriptional regulator, protein MASPPAETAPGAPDPAPPNPRRAEILAAAAELFARRGYHGTSIGDVGRAVGLTGPALYRHFRGKEAVLAEMLLDISERLLAEGARRAAGPDPSRALDALLRWHIAFSLDNPALITVHQRELDNVPEEQRHRVRRLQRSYVEEWVTVLRRRTPALPDDRARAAVHACFGLLNSTPRSAAGLDRGAMGDLLHAMARAALDGAAREAARD, encoded by the coding sequence GCCGAACCCGCGCCGGGCGGAGATCCTCGCGGCCGCCGCCGAACTGTTCGCGCGCCGCGGCTACCACGGCACGTCCATCGGCGACGTCGGCCGCGCCGTCGGGCTCACCGGTCCCGCGCTCTACCGGCACTTCCGCGGCAAGGAGGCCGTCCTCGCCGAGATGCTGCTGGACATCAGCGAGCGCCTGCTCGCCGAGGGCGCCCGCCGCGCCGCCGGCCCCGACCCGTCGCGCGCACTGGACGCCCTCCTCCGCTGGCACATCGCGTTCTCGCTGGACAATCCCGCGTTGATCACCGTGCACCAGCGCGAACTCGACAACGTCCCCGAGGAGCAGCGGCACCGCGTCCGCCGGCTGCAGCGCTCGTACGTCGAGGAGTGGGTCACCGTGCTGCGCCGCCGGACGCCCGCGCTGCCCGACGACCGCGCCCGCGCGGCCGTCCACGCCTGCTTCGGGCTGCTCAACTCCACGCCGCGCAGCGCCGCGGGCCTCGACCGCGGCGCGATGGGCGACCTCCTGCACGCCATGGCCCGCGCCGCCCTCGACGGCGCCGCGCGGGAAGCGGCACGGGACTAG